The proteins below are encoded in one region of Aeromonas jandaei:
- a CDS encoding DNA-directed RNA polymerase subunit alpha, whose protein sequence is MLGSVTDFLKPRLVDIEQVSPTHAKVTLEPLERGFGHTLGNALRRILLSSMPGCAVTEVEIDGVLHEYSSKEGVQEDILEILLNLKGIAVKLEGKDEVTLSLTKSGTGPVTAGDITHGDEVEIVNPEHVICHLTGANAEISMRLKVQRGRGYVPASARVHNDDEERPIGRLLLDSAFSPIVRIAYNVEAARVEQRTDLDKLVIDMETNGTLDPEEAIRRSATILAEQLEAFVDLRDVSVPEKKEEKPEFDPILLRPVDDLELTVRSANCLKAEAIHYIGDLVQRTEVELLKTPNLGKKSLTEIKDVLASRGLSLGMRLENWPPASIADE, encoded by the coding sequence ATGCTGGGTTCTGTAACAGATTTTCTTAAACCGCGGCTAGTTGACATCGAGCAAGTTAGCCCGACTCATGCGAAAGTGACTCTTGAGCCACTTGAGCGTGGCTTTGGTCACACGCTGGGTAACGCCCTGCGTCGTATTTTGCTGTCTTCTATGCCCGGTTGTGCAGTTACTGAAGTCGAAATTGACGGTGTACTGCATGAGTACAGCAGCAAAGAAGGTGTACAGGAAGACATTCTTGAAATCCTGCTCAACCTGAAAGGTATCGCTGTGAAGCTGGAAGGCAAGGACGAGGTAACTCTGTCCCTGACCAAGTCTGGAACAGGCCCCGTTACCGCAGGTGATATCACTCACGGTGATGAAGTCGAGATCGTAAACCCGGAGCACGTAATCTGCCACCTGACTGGTGCCAATGCTGAAATCAGCATGCGCCTGAAAGTTCAGCGCGGTCGCGGTTATGTGCCTGCTTCTGCTCGTGTTCACAACGATGACGAAGAGCGTCCGATTGGTCGCCTGCTGCTGGACTCCGCGTTCAGCCCCATCGTTCGTATTGCCTACAATGTTGAGGCAGCACGTGTGGAACAGCGTACCGACTTGGACAAGCTGGTTATCGACATGGAGACCAATGGTACTCTGGATCCTGAAGAAGCCATCCGTCGTTCCGCCACTATTCTGGCTGAACAACTGGAAGCCTTCGTGGATCTGCGCGATGTCAGCGTGCCCGAGAAGAAAGAAGAGAAACCCGAGTTTGATCCGATTCTGCTGCGTCCTGTCGATGATTTGGAGCTGACAGTTCGTTCTGCGAACTGTCTGAAGGCAGAAGCTATCCACTATATTGGTGATCTGGTACAGCGTACCGAAGTTGAGTTGCTTAAGACTCCTAACCTCGGTAAGAAGTCCCTGACTGAGATCAAGGACGTGTTGGCCTCCCGTGGTCTGTCTCTTGGCATGCGCCTTGAGAACTGGCCGCCCGCCAGCATCGCTGACGAGTAA
- the rpsD gene encoding 30S ribosomal protein S4, whose product MARYIGPKLKLSRREGTDLFLKSGVRAIDSKCKIDTAPGQHGARKPRLSDYGVQLREKQKVRRIYGVLEKQFRNYYRDAARQKGNTGENLLQLLEGRLDNVVYRMGFGATRAESRQLVSHKAIMVNGRVVNIPSFQVSPEDVICVREKAKKQARIKAALEVAGQREKPTWVEVDAAKMEGAFKRLPERSDLSADINEQLIVELYSK is encoded by the coding sequence ATGGCAAGATATATCGGTCCTAAGCTTAAGCTTAGCCGTCGTGAGGGCACAGACCTCTTCCTGAAGTCTGGTGTTCGCGCGATTGATTCTAAGTGCAAGATTGACACCGCTCCTGGTCAGCACGGCGCTCGTAAGCCGCGTCTGTCCGACTACGGTGTGCAACTGCGCGAGAAACAAAAAGTTCGTCGTATCTACGGCGTATTGGAAAAACAGTTCCGCAACTACTACCGCGACGCTGCCCGTCAAAAGGGTAACACCGGTGAAAACCTGTTGCAGCTGCTGGAAGGTCGTCTGGACAACGTCGTATACCGCATGGGCTTCGGTGCTACCCGCGCTGAATCTCGTCAGCTGGTGAGCCACAAGGCCATCATGGTAAACGGCCGCGTTGTGAACATTCCTTCTTTCCAGGTTTCCCCTGAGGACGTGATCTGCGTTCGTGAGAAGGCTAAGAAGCAAGCGCGTATCAAAGCTGCCCTTGAGGTTGCTGGTCAGCGCGAGAAGCCGACTTGGGTAGAGGTTGATGCCGCTAAAATGGAAGGTGCCTTCAAGCGCCTGCCGGAGCGTTCCGACCTGTCTGCCGACATTAACGAACAGCTGATCGTCGAGCTTTACTCCAAGTAA
- the rpsK gene encoding 30S ribosomal protein S11, with the protein MAKTPTRARKRVKKQVSDGIAHVHASFNNTIVTITDRQGNALSWATSGGSGFRGSRKSTPFAAQVAAERAGEMAKEYGVKNLEVMVKGPGPGRESSIRALNAAGFRITNITDVTPIPHNGCRPPKKRRV; encoded by the coding sequence ATGGCTAAAACTCCGACTCGTGCTCGCAAGCGCGTTAAAAAGCAAGTGAGCGACGGTATTGCGCACGTTCATGCATCTTTCAACAACACAATCGTGACCATTACTGACCGTCAGGGCAACGCTCTGTCTTGGGCTACTTCTGGTGGTTCCGGTTTCCGTGGTTCTCGTAAGTCCACCCCGTTCGCTGCTCAGGTAGCTGCTGAACGCGCTGGTGAGATGGCCAAAGAATATGGCGTCAAGAACCTGGAAGTCATGGTCAAAGGTCCGGGTCCCGGTCGTGAGTCTTCCATCCGCGCCCTGAACGCGGCTGGTTTCCGCATCACTAACATTACTGATGTGACTCCGATCCCGCACAACGGTTGTCGTCCTCCCAAGAAGCGCCGCGTGTAA
- the rpsM gene encoding 30S ribosomal protein S13 — MARIAGINIPDHKHAVIALTAIYGVGRTRSKAICAAAGIAENVKIKDLDEAQIESLREQVGKFTVEGDLRRQISMNIKRLMDLGCYRGLRHRRSLPVRGQRTKTNARTRKGPRKAIKK; from the coding sequence GTGGCCCGTATCGCTGGCATTAACATTCCTGACCATAAGCATGCAGTCATCGCTTTGACTGCTATTTATGGCGTCGGTCGTACCCGCTCCAAGGCCATCTGTGCCGCAGCCGGTATCGCTGAGAATGTGAAAATTAAAGACCTGGACGAAGCTCAGATCGAGAGTCTGCGTGAACAAGTAGGTAAATTCACCGTTGAAGGTGACCTGCGTCGTCAGATTTCCATGAACATCAAGCGTTTGATGGATCTGGGTTGCTACCGTGGTTTGCGTCACCGTCGTAGCCTGCCTGTTCGTGGTCAACGTACCAAGACCAACGCTCGTACCCGTAAGGGTCCGCGCAAGGCTATCAAGAAGTAA
- the rpmJ gene encoding 50S ribosomal protein L36, translating to MKVRASVKAICRNCKIIKRHGVVRVICSEPKHKQRQG from the coding sequence ATGAAAGTTCGTGCTTCCGTTAAGGCAATCTGCCGTAACTGCAAAATCATCAAGCGTCACGGTGTGGTGCGTGTGATTTGCAGCGAGCCTAAGCATAAACAGCGTCAAGGCTAA
- the rplO gene encoding 50S ribosomal protein L15: MRLNTLSPAAGSKPEKHRRGRGIGSGLGKTGGRGVKGQTSRSGGGKVRNGFEGGQMPLKIRLPKFGFFSRKSLVSAEVRLNEIALVEGDVVDVSTLKQAGVITKNIVFAKVVLSGNIDRAVTVRGLSVTKGARAAIEAAGGKIEE, encoded by the coding sequence ATGCGTCTGAACACTCTGTCTCCGGCCGCTGGTTCCAAGCCTGAAAAACATCGTCGTGGCCGTGGTATCGGCTCCGGCCTGGGCAAGACTGGTGGTCGTGGTGTTAAAGGCCAAACCTCTCGTTCCGGTGGCGGCAAAGTTCGCAACGGTTTCGAAGGCGGCCAGATGCCTTTGAAAATCCGTCTGCCGAAGTTCGGTTTCTTCTCTCGCAAATCTTTGGTTTCTGCCGAAGTTCGCCTGAACGAAATCGCCCTGGTAGAAGGTGATGTGGTCGACGTGAGCACTCTGAAGCAAGCCGGTGTTATTACTAAAAACATCGTGTTCGCTAAAGTTGTTCTGTCTGGCAACATTGACCGTGCTGTGACCGTTCGTGGTCTGTCCGTCACCAAAGGTGCACGCGCAGCCATCGAGGCCGCTGGCGGTAAAATCGAGGAATAA
- the rpmD gene encoding 50S ribosomal protein L30: MANTVKVTQTRSSIGRLPKHKATLRGLGLRRIGHTVELEDTPCVRGMINQVYYMVKVEG, encoded by the coding sequence ATGGCTAACACTGTAAAAGTAACTCAAACTCGCAGCTCTATCGGCCGTCTGCCCAAGCACAAGGCGACTCTGCGTGGTCTGGGTCTGCGTCGCATTGGTCACACCGTTGAGCTGGAAGATACTCCCTGCGTACGCGGTATGATCAACCAGGTTTATTACATGGTTAAGGTGGAGGGCTAA
- the rpsE gene encoding 30S ribosomal protein S5, translating into MAKVESQAGELQEKLIAVNRVSKTVKGGRIMSFTALTVVGDGNGRVGYGYGKAREVPAAIQKAMEQAKRNLNKVELNNGTLHHPVKGVHSGSTVFMKPASQGTGIIAGGAMRAVLEVAGIHNVLAKTYGSTNPINVVRATVDALVHGQSPEQIAAKRGLRVEEILG; encoded by the coding sequence ATGGCTAAAGTCGAATCTCAAGCCGGCGAACTGCAAGAAAAGCTGATTGCAGTAAACCGTGTTTCGAAAACTGTTAAAGGTGGTCGTATCATGTCCTTCACCGCGTTGACCGTGGTGGGTGATGGTAACGGCCGTGTAGGTTACGGTTACGGTAAAGCCCGTGAAGTTCCGGCTGCTATTCAAAAAGCAATGGAACAGGCCAAGCGTAACCTGAACAAGGTTGAGCTGAACAACGGCACCCTGCACCACCCGGTGAAAGGTGTTCACTCCGGTTCCACCGTGTTCATGAAGCCGGCCTCTCAAGGTACTGGTATCATCGCAGGCGGCGCTATGCGTGCTGTTCTGGAAGTTGCTGGTATCCACAACGTGCTGGCTAAGACCTACGGTTCCACCAACCCAATCAACGTTGTTCGCGCAACTGTAGACGCTCTGGTTCACGGTCAATCACCGGAACAGATCGCTGCCAAGCGTGGTCTGCGCGTTGAAGAAATTCTGGGGTAA
- the rplR gene encoding 50S ribosomal protein L18, which translates to MDKKAARLRRATRARKKMQELGATRLVVHRTPRHIYAQVIAANGSEVLASASTVEKAISEALKYTGNADAATAVGKAIAERAIAKGVQNVSFDRSGFKYHGRIAALAAAARDAGLQF; encoded by the coding sequence ATGGACAAGAAAGCAGCTCGTCTCCGTCGTGCTACTCGTGCTCGGAAAAAGATGCAGGAACTGGGAGCTACCCGTCTGGTTGTTCACCGTACCCCGCGTCATATCTATGCGCAGGTTATTGCAGCCAACGGTTCCGAAGTTCTGGCCTCTGCTTCCACAGTAGAGAAAGCCATCAGTGAAGCTCTGAAATACACCGGTAACGCAGATGCTGCTACCGCTGTAGGTAAAGCTATCGCTGAGCGTGCTATTGCCAAAGGCGTTCAGAACGTATCTTTCGATCGTTCCGGTTTCAAGTATCACGGCCGCATCGCTGCTCTGGCAGCTGCTGCACGTGACGCTGGTCTTCAGTTCTAA
- the rplF gene encoding 50S ribosomal protein L6 has protein sequence MSRVAKAPVTIPAGVEVTLNGQELSIKGGKGSLVRSIHAGVEVTKEDNVLKFAPRDGIAGADAQAGTARALVNNMVIGVTQGFERKLQLVGVGYKASIKGNAVALALGFSHPVEHELPAGVTAECPSQTEIVLRGVDKQLVGQVAADIRAYRAPEPYKGKGVRYANEQVRTKEAKKK, from the coding sequence ATGTCTCGCGTTGCTAAGGCACCCGTCACTATTCCTGCTGGCGTAGAAGTGACTCTGAACGGTCAGGAACTGTCCATCAAAGGTGGTAAAGGTTCCCTGGTTCGTTCTATTCACGCCGGTGTAGAAGTGACCAAAGAAGACAATGTACTGAAGTTCGCCCCGCGCGACGGCATCGCTGGTGCTGACGCTCAGGCCGGTACTGCCCGTGCATTGGTCAACAACATGGTAATCGGTGTTACCCAAGGCTTCGAGCGCAAGCTGCAGCTGGTTGGTGTAGGTTACAAAGCCTCCATCAAGGGCAATGCTGTCGCTCTGGCTCTGGGCTTCTCTCACCCGGTAGAGCATGAGCTGCCGGCTGGTGTAACCGCTGAGTGCCCGTCCCAGACCGAAATCGTTCTGCGTGGCGTTGACAAGCAGCTGGTTGGCCAAGTCGCCGCCGATATCCGTGCTTACCGCGCTCCGGAGCCCTACAAGGGCAAGGGTGTACGCTATGCCAACGAGCAAGTGCGTACTAAAGAAGCTAAGAAGAAGTAA
- the rpsH gene encoding 30S ribosomal protein S8 gives MSMQDPIADMLTRIRNGQAASKVAVSMPSSKLKVAIAKVLKEEGYIAGYTVAGDVKPELEIELKYFQGKPVVELIQRVSRPGLRIYKRTTDLPKVMGGLGVAIVSTSKGVMTDRAARKASMGGEIICYVA, from the coding sequence ATGAGCATGCAAGATCCGATCGCGGATATGCTGACCCGCATCCGTAACGGTCAGGCGGCGAGCAAAGTTGCGGTTTCCATGCCTTCTTCCAAGCTGAAAGTGGCTATTGCCAAAGTGCTGAAAGAAGAAGGTTACATCGCTGGCTACACCGTAGCTGGTGACGTGAAGCCGGAACTGGAAATTGAACTGAAATATTTCCAGGGCAAGCCGGTTGTAGAACTGATCCAACGCGTGAGCCGTCCCGGCCTGCGTATTTACAAGCGCACTACTGATCTGCCGAAAGTTATGGGCGGTCTCGGTGTTGCTATCGTGTCCACGTCTAAAGGTGTGATGACCGACCGTGCTGCTCGCAAAGCAAGCATGGGTGGTGAGATCATCTGCTACGTCGCTTAA
- the rpsN gene encoding 30S ribosomal protein S14 — protein sequence MAKTSMKAREAKRAKLVAKYATKRAELKAIIVDMNASEEARWDAVLQLQQLPRDSSPSRQRNRCNITGRPHGFLRKFGLSRIKVREHAMKGEIPGLKKASW from the coding sequence ATGGCTAAAACATCCATGAAAGCGCGCGAAGCAAAGCGTGCCAAGCTGGTAGCCAAGTACGCAACCAAGCGTGCCGAGCTCAAAGCTATCATCGTTGATATGAACGCTTCTGAAGAAGCGCGTTGGGATGCTGTTCTGCAACTGCAACAGCTGCCCCGTGATTCCAGTCCGTCCCGTCAGCGTAACCGTTGCAACATTACTGGTCGTCCGCACGGTTTCCTGCGCAAGTTTGGCCTGTCTCGCATCAAGGTGCGTGAGCATGCCATGAAGGGCGAAATTCCGGGCCTGAAAAAGGCCTCTTGGTAA
- the rplE gene encoding 50S ribosomal protein L5: protein MAKLHDYYKSDVVSELTKQFGYKTIMQVPRIEKITLNMGVGEAISDKKLLENAAADMAAISGQKPLITKARKSVAGFKIREGYPIGCKVTLRGERMWEFLERLICISVPRIRDFRGLNAKAFDGRGNYSMGVREQIIFPEIDYDKVDRVRGLDITITTSANTDEEGRALLAAFNFPFRK, encoded by the coding sequence ATGGCGAAACTGCATGATTACTACAAATCCGATGTAGTAAGTGAACTGACCAAGCAGTTCGGTTACAAGACTATCATGCAAGTCCCTCGGATCGAGAAAATCACCCTGAACATGGGTGTTGGTGAAGCGATCTCTGACAAGAAATTGCTGGAAAATGCTGCTGCCGATATGGCTGCCATTTCCGGTCAGAAGCCGCTGATCACCAAAGCTCGCAAATCTGTTGCGGGCTTCAAGATTCGTGAAGGCTACCCGATAGGTTGTAAAGTAACCCTGCGTGGCGAGCGTATGTGGGAGTTCCTGGAACGGCTGATCTGCATCTCCGTACCGCGTATCCGTGACTTCCGTGGCCTGAACGCTAAAGCGTTCGACGGTCGTGGTAACTACTCCATGGGCGTGCGTGAGCAGATCATCTTCCCGGAAATCGACTATGACAAAGTCGATCGCGTCCGTGGTCTGGATATCACCATCACCACTTCCGCGAATACCGATGAAGAAGGCCGTGCTCTGCTGGCTGCCTTTAACTTCCCATTCCGCAAGTAA
- the rplX gene encoding 50S ribosomal protein L24: MAAKIRREDEVIVLTGKDKGKRGKVTQVLIAKGKVIVEGINQVKKHQKPVPALGQAGGIVTKEAPIDVSNVALFNSATGKADRVGFRIEDGKKVRFFKSTGELVK; this comes from the coding sequence ATGGCAGCTAAAATCCGTCGCGAAGACGAAGTGATTGTTCTTACCGGCAAAGACAAGGGCAAGCGTGGCAAAGTCACTCAAGTTCTGATTGCTAAAGGTAAGGTAATCGTGGAAGGCATCAACCAGGTGAAGAAACACCAGAAGCCGGTACCCGCACTGGGTCAGGCTGGCGGTATCGTCACCAAAGAAGCCCCCATCGATGTATCTAACGTAGCGCTGTTCAACTCTGCCACTGGCAAAGCTGACCGCGTTGGTTTCCGGATTGAAGACGGCAAAAAAGTTCGTTTCTTCAAATCCACCGGCGAACTTGTGAAGTAA
- the rplN gene encoding 50S ribosomal protein L14 — MIQMQSMLGVADNSGARSVMCIKVLGGSHRRYAGIGDIIKVSIKEAIPRGKVKKGDVYNAVVVRTRKGVRRPDGSVIRFDNNAAVLLNNNQQPIGTRIFGPVTRELRNEKFMKIVSLAPEVL; from the coding sequence ATGATCCAGATGCAAAGTATGCTGGGTGTTGCCGACAACTCCGGCGCTCGCAGTGTAATGTGTATTAAGGTTCTGGGTGGTTCGCACCGCCGTTACGCCGGCATCGGCGACATCATCAAAGTTTCCATCAAGGAAGCTATTCCTCGCGGTAAAGTGAAGAAAGGTGATGTGTATAACGCGGTGGTCGTACGCACCCGTAAAGGCGTTCGTCGTCCGGACGGCTCAGTCATCCGTTTCGACAACAATGCGGCTGTGTTGCTTAACAACAACCAACAGCCGATCGGTACTCGTATTTTTGGCCCGGTGACCCGTGAACTGCGTAATGAGAAGTTCATGAAGATTGTGTCCCTGGCACCCGAAGTACTGTAA
- the rpsQ gene encoding 30S ribosomal protein S17 — translation MTDKIRTLQGRVISDKMDKSITVAIERKVKHPIYGKIIKRTTKLHVHDENNECKAGDLVEIRECRPLSKTKSWTLVAVVEKA, via the coding sequence ATGACTGACAAAATCCGTACTCTGCAGGGTCGTGTAATCAGCGACAAGATGGACAAGTCCATCACTGTTGCCATCGAGCGCAAGGTAAAGCACCCGATCTACGGTAAGATCATCAAGCGCACTACCAAGCTGCACGTACATGATGAAAACAACGAGTGCAAAGCTGGTGACCTCGTGGAAATCCGCGAGTGCCGCCCGCTGTCCAAGACCAAGTCCTGGACCCTGGTTGCCGTTGTAGAAAAGGCCTAA
- the rpmC gene encoding 50S ribosomal protein L29 translates to MKAQDLRQKSVEELNQELLGLLREQFNMRMQASTGQLAQTHTLKQVRRDVARIKTVLTEKAGA, encoded by the coding sequence ATGAAAGCCCAAGATCTGCGTCAAAAGAGCGTCGAAGAACTGAACCAGGAGCTGCTGGGCCTGCTGCGTGAGCAATTCAACATGCGCATGCAAGCTTCCACCGGCCAACTGGCTCAGACTCACACTCTGAAACAAGTGCGTCGTGACGTCGCACGTATCAAGACTGTACTGACTGAGAAGGCAGGTGCGTAA
- the rplP gene encoding 50S ribosomal protein L16, producing the protein MLQPKRTKFRKTHKGRNRGLATSGNEVSFGTFGLKATSRGQLTARQIEAARRAMTRHVKRQGKIWIRVFPDKPITEKPLEVRMGKGKGNVEYWVCPIQPGKVLYEMDGVPEALAREAFALAAAKLSVQTTFVIKTVM; encoded by the coding sequence ATGTTGCAACCAAAGCGTACTAAATTCCGCAAGACCCACAAAGGTCGTAACCGCGGTCTGGCCACCTCTGGTAACGAAGTATCCTTCGGTACCTTTGGCCTGAAGGCGACATCTCGTGGTCAGCTGACTGCTCGTCAAATCGAAGCAGCCCGTCGTGCCATGACCCGTCACGTTAAGCGTCAGGGTAAGATCTGGATCCGTGTGTTCCCGGACAAGCCGATTACCGAAAAGCCCCTCGAAGTTCGTATGGGTAAAGGTAAGGGTAACGTGGAATACTGGGTTTGCCCGATCCAGCCTGGCAAGGTTCTGTACGAGATGGACGGTGTACCTGAGGCTCTGGCGCGTGAAGCGTTCGCCCTGGCCGCAGCCAAGCTGTCTGTTCAGACCACTTTCGTAATTAAGACGGTGATGTGA
- the rpsC gene encoding 30S ribosomal protein S3 yields the protein MGQKVHPNGIRLGITKPWNSTWFANTKDFADNLYSDFQVRQFLTKELKNASLSKITIERPAKSIRVTIHTARPGVVIGKKGEDVEKLRKAVATIAGVPAQINISEVRKPELDGKLVADSITSQLERRVMFRRAMKRAVQNAMRLGAKGIKVEVSGRLGGAEIARTEWYREGRVPLHTLRADIDYATSEAHTTYGVIGVKVWIFKGEVLGGLAAVNAAAAQEQAPAKPKRDNKRRAAK from the coding sequence ATGGGTCAGAAAGTACATCCTAATGGCATTCGCCTGGGTATTACCAAGCCTTGGAATTCTACCTGGTTCGCGAACACCAAAGACTTCGCTGACAACCTGTACAGCGATTTTCAAGTACGCCAGTTCCTGACCAAGGAACTGAAAAACGCGTCCTTGTCCAAGATCACCATCGAGCGTCCGGCCAAGAGCATCCGTGTGACCATTCACACCGCTCGTCCGGGTGTTGTGATCGGTAAGAAAGGCGAAGACGTTGAGAAGCTGCGCAAAGCTGTAGCCACTATTGCTGGCGTGCCTGCTCAGATCAACATTTCCGAAGTCCGCAAGCCGGAGCTGGATGGCAAACTGGTTGCCGACAGCATCACTTCCCAGCTGGAGCGTCGTGTAATGTTTCGTCGTGCTATGAAGCGCGCCGTACAGAACGCAATGCGCCTGGGTGCCAAGGGCATCAAAGTGGAAGTTTCCGGTCGTCTGGGCGGCGCTGAAATCGCGCGTACCGAATGGTACCGTGAAGGTCGTGTGCCGTTGCACACCCTGCGTGCCGACATCGACTACGCAACTTCTGAAGCCCACACCACTTACGGTGTGATCGGCGTTAAAGTTTGGATCTTCAAGGGCGAAGTTCTGGGCGGTCTGGCTGCTGTCAACGCTGCCGCTGCTCAAGAGCAAGCTCCTGCGAAGCCCAAGCGTGACAACAAGCGCCGCGCTGCCAAGTAA
- the rplV gene encoding 50S ribosomal protein L22: protein MEAIAKHRYARTSAQKARLVADQVRGLSVDKALNILTFSPKKAAVLVKKVLESAIANAEHNEGADIDALRVATIMVDEGPSMKRIRPRAKGRADRILKRTAHITVVVSDAKAGR from the coding sequence ATGGAAGCTATCGCTAAACACCGTTATGCCCGTACTTCTGCCCAGAAAGCTCGTCTGGTAGCCGATCAAGTACGTGGTCTGTCCGTAGACAAGGCTCTGAACATCCTGACCTTCAGCCCGAAAAAGGCTGCTGTTCTGGTGAAGAAAGTGCTGGAATCTGCCATTGCAAACGCTGAGCACAACGAAGGCGCCGACATCGACGCCCTGCGTGTTGCTACTATCATGGTCGACGAAGGTCCCTCCATGAAGCGCATCCGTCCTCGTGCCAAAGGTCGCGCGGATCGTATCCTCAAGCGTACCGCTCACATCACCGTAGTGGTATCCGACGCTAAGGCTGGGAGATAA
- the rpsS gene encoding 30S ribosomal protein S19 yields MPRSLKKGPFIDLHLLKKVEKAVESGDKKPVKTWSRRSMIIPNMIGLTIAVHNGRQHVPVFVTEEMIGHKLGEFAPTRTYRGHAADKKAKKR; encoded by the coding sequence ATGCCACGTTCTCTCAAGAAGGGTCCATTTATCGACCTGCACTTGCTGAAGAAGGTAGAGAAAGCGGTGGAAAGCGGGGATAAAAAGCCGGTTAAAACCTGGTCCCGTCGTTCAATGATCATCCCGAACATGATCGGTTTGACCATCGCTGTCCATAATGGTCGTCAGCACGTTCCGGTTTTCGTTACCGAAGAAATGATCGGTCACAAACTGGGTGAATTCGCACCGACTCGTACTTATCGCGGCCATGCTGCTGATAAGAAGGCTAAGAAGCGCTAA
- the rplB gene encoding 50S ribosomal protein L2: MAIVKCKPTSPGRRHVVKIVNQELYKGKPFAALLDKKDKTGGRNNNGRITTRHIGGGHKQHYRLIDFKRDKDGIPAKVERLEYDPNRTANIALVLYADGERRYILAPKGLKAGDAIASGADAAIKVGNTLPMRNIPVGSTVHAVEMKPGKGAQLARSAGTFIQILAREGNYVTLRLRSGEVRKVLAECRATIGEVGNSEHMLRQLGKAGANRWRGIRPTVRGMAMNPVDHPHGGGEGRNKGMQPVSPWGQKAKGFKTRKNKRTDKYIVRRRNK; encoded by the coding sequence ATGGCAATCGTTAAGTGCAAGCCTACTTCTCCGGGCCGCCGCCACGTCGTCAAGATCGTCAACCAGGAACTGTACAAGGGTAAGCCCTTTGCAGCTCTGCTGGACAAGAAAGACAAAACCGGTGGTCGTAACAACAACGGCCGCATCACCACTCGCCACATCGGCGGTGGTCACAAGCAGCACTACCGTCTGATCGACTTCAAGCGCGACAAAGACGGTATCCCGGCTAAAGTTGAGCGCCTGGAATACGATCCGAACCGTACCGCAAACATCGCCCTGGTGCTGTATGCAGACGGTGAGCGTCGTTACATCCTGGCTCCGAAAGGCCTGAAAGCTGGTGATGCAATCGCTTCTGGTGCTGATGCCGCAATCAAGGTAGGTAACACCCTGCCGATGCGCAACATCCCGGTCGGTTCTACCGTTCACGCTGTTGAGATGAAGCCTGGTAAAGGTGCCCAGCTGGCTCGTTCCGCTGGTACTTTCATCCAGATCCTGGCTCGTGAAGGTAACTATGTAACTCTGCGTCTGCGTTCCGGCGAAGTACGTAAAGTTCTGGCCGAGTGCCGCGCTACCATCGGCGAAGTCGGTAACTCCGAGCACATGCTGCGTCAACTGGGTAAAGCCGGTGCAAACCGCTGGCGTGGTATTCGTCCGACCGTTCGCGGTATGGCGATGAACCCGGTTGACCACCCGCACGGTGGTGGTGAGGGTCGTAACAAGGGCATGCAGCCTGTGTCCCCATGGGGCCAGAAGGCTAAAGGCTTCAAGACCCGTAAGAACAAGCGTACCGACAAGTACATCGTACGTCGTCGTAACAAGTAA
- the rplW gene encoding 50S ribosomal protein L23 — MIREERLLKVLKAPHISEKSTMVAEKQNTIVFKVAVDATKAEVKAAVAKLFEVEVETVRTLNMKGKTKRAGARVGRRSDWKKAYVTLKAGQDIDFMGAAE; from the coding sequence ATGATCCGTGAAGAGCGTCTGCTGAAAGTTCTGAAGGCTCCGCACATCTCTGAAAAGAGCACCATGGTTGCAGAAAAGCAGAACACTATCGTGTTCAAAGTTGCTGTTGATGCCACCAAGGCGGAAGTCAAAGCTGCAGTTGCGAAACTGTTCGAGGTCGAAGTTGAGACCGTCCGTACCCTGAACATGAAGGGTAAGACCAAGCGCGCAGGTGCACGCGTAGGCCGTCGTTCCGATTGGAAAAAGGCTTATGTGACCCTGAAAGCTGGTCAGGACATCGACTTCATGGGCGCAGCCGAGTAA